In Symphalangus syndactylus isolate Jambi chromosome 15, NHGRI_mSymSyn1-v2.1_pri, whole genome shotgun sequence, the following are encoded in one genomic region:
- the RASL11A gene encoding ras-like protein family member 11A isoform X2: protein MIVRFLTKRFIGDYEPNTGKLYSRLVYVEGDQLSLQIQDTPGGVQIQDSLPQVVDSLSKCVQWAEGFLLVYSITDYDSYLSIRPLYQHIRKVHPDSKAPVIIVGNKGDLLHARQVQTQDGIQLANELGSLFLEISTSENYEDVCDVFQHLCKEVSKMHGLSGERRRASIIPRPRSPNMQDLKRRFKQALSPKVKAPSALG, encoded by the exons ATGATCGTGCGCTTCCTGACCAAGAGATTCATTGGAGACTATGAACCGAATACAG GCAAGCTGTATTCACGGCTGGTCTATGTCGAGGGGGACCAGCTCTCCCTGCAGATCCAGGATACTCCCGGGGGCGTCCAG ATCCAAGACAGCCTCCCCCAGGTCGTCGATTCCCTGTCCAAATGCGTGCAGTGGGCCGAGGGCTTTCTGCTGGTCTATTCCATCACAGACTATGACAGCTACTTGTCCATCCGACCCCTTTATCAGCACATCCGGAAGGTCCACCCTGACTCTAAAGCCCCTGTCATCATCGTGGGCAACAAGGGGGACCTTTTGCATGCCCGGCAGGTGCAGACACAGGACGGTATTCAGCTAGCCAATGAGCTGGGCAGCCTGTTCCTTGAAATTTCCACTAGCGAAAACTATGAAGATGTCTGTGATGTGTTTCAGCATCTCTGCAAAGAAGTGAGCAAGATGCATGGCCTCAGTGGGGAAAGAAGAAGAGCCTCCATCATCCCTCGGCCCCGCTCTCCCAACATGCAGGACCTGAAGAGACGCTTCAAGCaggctctgtctcccaaagtcaAAGCCCCCTCTGCACTGGGATGA